The following proteins are encoded in a genomic region of Methanoculleus bourgensis MS2:
- a CDS encoding nucleotide exchange factor GrpE, which produces MKEETSELNEKQPDLAKEADAVSPALEELQKAYDDLNSRYLRLAADFDNYRKRMAREIDTRTTFAIEDFAVELLEVMDNFERAEKADGASLREGMEQIRKLFTTILDRHGIKPIECRDLPFDPERQEAVAYVPSAAEEGVVIDEVIRGYCMQDKVIRCAKVVVSKGKEE; this is translated from the coding sequence ATGAAGGAGGAAACATCCGAACTAAACGAGAAGCAACCGGATCTCGCAAAAGAGGCGGATGCAGTATCTCCGGCGCTTGAAGAGCTGCAGAAGGCATATGACGACCTTAACAGCCGTTATCTGCGCCTTGCAGCAGATTTCGACAACTACCGGAAGCGGATGGCCCGGGAGATCGATACCCGCACAACCTTCGCCATTGAGGATTTCGCGGTGGAGTTGCTCGAGGTCATGGACAACTTTGAGCGGGCGGAGAAAGCCGACGGTGCAAGCCTCCGGGAAGGGATGGAGCAGATCAGGAAACTCTTCACAACCATCCTCGACCGGCACGGCATCAAACCTATCGAATGCCGGGACCTTCCTTTCGACCCGGAACGGCAGGAGGCAGTTGCCTATGTTCCTTCGGCTGCAGAGGAAGGTGTCGTGATCGACGAGGTCATTCGCGGATACTGTATGCAGGATAAGGTCATCAGGTGCGCAAAAGTTGTGGTATCTAAAGGAAAGGAGGAATAA
- the dnaK gene encoding molecular chaperone DnaK has product MVSEKVLGIDLGTTNSCMAIMEGGRATVIANAEGGRTTPSVVAFTKEGERLVGNVAKRQAITNPNRTIQSIKRKMGTSEKVAIESKNYTPQEISAMILQKLKLDAEEYLGEKITKAVITVPAYFNDAQRQATKDAGTVAGLEVLRIINEPTASALAYGIDKEGEATVLVYDLGGGTFDVSILQLGDGVFEVKSTAGNNRLGGDDFDKLVVDYLVDEFRKKEGVDLKKDPVAMQRLRDAAENAKIELSTVQKTNINLPYITTTESGPKFLDFDLTRAKFEQLIADLVDSTLGPVKQALADAKLSADDIDHVLLVGGSTRVPLVQETVKKVLNKEPDKGINPDECVALGAAIQAGVLTGETKDVLLLDVTPLSLGIETLGGIATKLIERNTTIPTRKSQIFSTAADGQTSVEIHVMQGERALAKDNFTLGRFQLTGIPAAPRGIPQIEVTFDIDANGIVHVSAKDLGTGNEQSITIKPQDSRPSEAEIQRMMDNAKKFEEEDKKKREEIDLRNTADTAIFTAERALKEAKDTIDATERQKIEDAIADLKKALEGDDLEAIKQKMDTLTEAVYAVTTKMYQQAQAAAQQQEGEGAAKKDDTVVDADYEVKEE; this is encoded by the coding sequence ATGGTTTCAGAGAAAGTCCTTGGTATCGATCTTGGAACAACCAACTCGTGCATGGCAATCATGGAAGGCGGGCGGGCGACGGTCATCGCCAACGCCGAAGGCGGCAGGACGACCCCGTCTGTCGTAGCGTTCACCAAGGAGGGCGAGCGGCTAGTCGGCAACGTCGCAAAGCGGCAGGCGATCACGAACCCAAACCGTACCATCCAGTCGATCAAGCGCAAGATGGGCACAAGCGAGAAGGTTGCCATCGAGAGCAAGAATTACACCCCCCAGGAGATCTCCGCGATGATCCTCCAGAAACTGAAACTGGACGCAGAGGAGTACCTGGGCGAAAAGATCACAAAGGCCGTCATCACGGTGCCTGCCTACTTTAACGACGCTCAGAGGCAGGCGACGAAGGATGCAGGAACCGTCGCGGGCCTTGAGGTGCTCCGGATCATCAACGAACCGACCGCGAGCGCGCTTGCCTACGGTATCGACAAGGAGGGCGAGGCCACGGTGCTCGTCTACGACCTCGGCGGCGGCACGTTCGATGTCTCCATCCTTCAGCTCGGCGACGGCGTCTTTGAGGTCAAATCAACCGCCGGTAACAACCGTCTCGGCGGCGACGACTTCGATAAACTGGTCGTCGACTACCTGGTCGACGAGTTCCGAAAGAAAGAGGGCGTTGACCTTAAGAAGGACCCGGTCGCCATGCAGCGCCTGCGGGACGCGGCCGAGAACGCGAAGATCGAGCTCTCCACCGTCCAGAAGACCAACATCAACCTCCCCTACATCACCACGACCGAGAGCGGCCCTAAGTTCCTGGACTTCGATCTAACCCGCGCGAAGTTCGAGCAGCTCATCGCCGATCTGGTCGACTCGACCCTCGGGCCGGTGAAGCAGGCGCTCGCCGACGCCAAACTGAGCGCCGATGATATCGACCACGTCCTCCTCGTCGGCGGGTCGACCCGGGTGCCGCTCGTGCAGGAGACCGTGAAGAAGGTCCTCAATAAGGAGCCAGATAAAGGTATCAACCCTGACGAGTGTGTCGCTCTCGGCGCCGCCATCCAGGCCGGCGTGCTCACTGGCGAGACCAAGGACGTCCTGCTCCTGGACGTGACCCCGCTCTCACTCGGTATCGAGACGCTCGGGGGTATCGCGACGAAGCTCATCGAGCGCAACACCACCATCCCGACGCGGAAGAGCCAGATCTTCTCGACCGCCGCCGACGGCCAGACCTCGGTCGAGATCCACGTCATGCAGGGCGAGCGGGCGCTTGCGAAGGATAACTTCACCTTGGGCCGGTTCCAGCTCACCGGGATTCCGGCGGCACCCCGGGGCATCCCGCAGATCGAGGTCACGTTCGATATCGACGCAAACGGTATTGTCCACGTCTCGGCAAAGGACCTTGGTACCGGGAACGAGCAGTCGATCACCATCAAACCGCAGGACTCCCGCCCCTCCGAGGCCGAGATCCAGCGGATGATGGACAACGCAAAGAAGTTCGAGGAAGAGGATAAGAAGAAGCGCGAGGAGATTGACCTGCGCAACACCGCCGATACCGCCATCTTCACCGCAGAGCGCGCCCTGAAAGAGGCGAAGGATACGATCGATGCTACGGAGCGGCAGAAGATCGAGGATGCGATCGCCGACCTTAAGAAGGCGCTCGAGGGCGACGACCTTGAGGCCATCAAACAGAAGATGGATACTCTGACCGAAGCGGTATATGCGGTCACGACAAAGATGTACCAGCAGGCACAGGCGGCCGCCCAGCAGCAAGAGGGGGAGGGTGCCGCAAAGAAGGATGATACCGTCGTTGATGCCGATTACGAAGTCAAAGAAGAGTGA
- a CDS encoding Ig-like domain-containing protein, with product MTKKRHLALLCAIVIIGLLIPPVMAVEAAPGEDLYSPLDGAQDHPDIDGNMIVWEDNRNDEQKKGNKDIYLGTVDKFRADPGRGTLLPSYTGEQITNNPASQEKPSISGDYIVWQDNRNGNWDIYLYKRSTGREKLITGTGNQRMPIVRGNYAAWYDDSSGKTNVVLYDIAAGSVKKVIDCDATTTIPWGTTEFKPALSEKYVTWVESGEEQIKYYEIETGKIGYASLSDNRQSWPSLSGSLIAWEDYRNGNPDIYMTDLANPSGWERRITTDPSDQVSPAISGSIIAWEEKRDKGPDGTDGRGIYLYDLKSGKEKSVRQPDVNYDEHLYPAVSGNTIVWQRGGSPNSNLYIFTYKPAASVDPVLTNIKVTPSTATLKVDGTEQFEATALDQSGKPMTGVEMITWTSSNTTVGTIGESSGLFTAHAAGTTTITATSGAVSGTATVTVSADEPVLASITVTPTATTLGINETETFTATALDQFGKKMTGVEMITWTSSNTTVGTIGESSGLFTAHVAGTTTITATSGEVSGTATVMVTADEPVLGSITVTPTTATLVVNDTKKFTATLKDQFGSPMTGVTVTWDSSNKTVGTINDAGLFSAFAEGTTTVIASAGGLSAKAAVTVKASAPVDPTDPADPVLKSIKVTPLRATLEVEDTQKFIVTGYDQDGNVMPAGKIVWDSSNKTVGTISAAGVFTALAEGTTTVIATAGDISAEVVVTVYAVEPGLAKIGFFPSAVTLNPGDSLKFEAVPLNCYGDFVPEAAITWTSSDPAVGTIDETGLFVALCAGTTTLTISGDGATRTTTVTVCCDEPVLSRIVVTPPAITLNTGDAETFIATAFDQYGCEITGIEVTWACRESCGGTIDPCSGLFTALDDGTATITASAEGVTGTATITVIDAPSGLIDAVAVSPSEITLDVDNTWQFTATAFDLEGNITSDAPVIWTSCDESVGTIDETGLFTAVCGGTTTITASVDGISETGTATVTVRSACPVPSRIVISPSAFTIAPANSLQLTETVYDQYGCVMPDAVVVWESSDPKIGYIGPCGLFGPNEAGEVTITASVDEISGSACVTVGPPLPYPARVKVDPVTTALAPGETQEFIATVFDDSDNELDWVRVAWLCSDPEVGTLDRAGLFAAFAEGSAEVKALAGDVEGTAAVTVTAAPAPTPDPTLDPGSSANNDWGDGGGDTGPTFSAETCENLMSGETFTFSDISVSSVSSVAITAADTIPRLMVTVKEAARPTAARPPADDVYEYVDISLHWADQRRIGSAEVVFTISADWLEDHGIAPEDVRLMRYVDGAWQSLETEVVSEENGLYRFRATTPGFSTFAIAAAAAENETTAGETNVTTGGETNVTANVTTVVTTEATTVPATTTPATPLVYAPILAPLTFLLWQRKKN from the coding sequence ATGACAAAAAAGAGACATCTGGCACTCTTGTGCGCAATCGTCATCATCGGGTTGCTGATACCGCCAGTTATGGCGGTAGAGGCTGCGCCGGGGGAGGATCTCTATAGCCCACTCGACGGTGCGCAGGACCACCCTGATATCGACGGCAACATGATTGTCTGGGAAGATAATCGGAATGACGAACAGAAGAAAGGGAACAAGGATATCTACCTCGGGACGGTAGACAAATTCAGGGCAGACCCCGGCCGGGGTACGCTGCTTCCTTCCTACACCGGCGAGCAGATAACAAACAACCCTGCCTCGCAGGAGAAACCGTCCATCTCGGGGGACTACATCGTCTGGCAGGATAACCGGAACGGGAACTGGGATATCTACCTCTACAAGCGCTCTACAGGAAGAGAGAAACTCATCACCGGCACGGGCAACCAGCGGATGCCTATCGTTCGTGGGAACTACGCTGCCTGGTACGATGACAGCAGCGGCAAGACAAACGTCGTCCTCTATGACATCGCCGCCGGGAGCGTGAAGAAGGTCATCGACTGTGACGCAACGACAACGATTCCCTGGGGGACTACCGAGTTCAAACCCGCACTCTCGGAGAAGTATGTCACTTGGGTGGAAAGCGGGGAAGAACAGATCAAGTACTACGAGATCGAGACCGGCAAGATAGGCTATGCCTCCCTAAGTGACAACCGCCAGTCCTGGCCCTCACTCTCGGGAAGCCTCATCGCCTGGGAAGATTACCGGAATGGGAATCCCGACATCTATATGACCGATCTCGCGAATCCGTCCGGATGGGAGCGGAGAATCACCACCGATCCTTCCGATCAGGTCTCGCCGGCGATCAGCGGGAGCATCATCGCCTGGGAGGAAAAGCGGGATAAGGGACCGGATGGAACGGATGGGCGGGGTATTTACCTGTATGACCTCAAATCCGGGAAAGAAAAGTCAGTACGGCAACCAGATGTGAATTACGATGAGCACCTCTACCCTGCCGTCAGCGGCAACACGATCGTCTGGCAGCGGGGCGGGAGCCCTAACTCGAATCTCTACATCTTCACCTACAAGCCTGCAGCATCAGTCGACCCAGTCCTGACAAACATCAAGGTCACACCATCCACGGCCACCCTTAAGGTCGACGGCACGGAGCAGTTCGAAGCAACCGCCCTTGACCAGTCTGGGAAACCCATGACCGGGGTTGAGATGATCACCTGGACAAGCAGCAACACGACCGTTGGGACCATCGGAGAGTCCAGTGGTCTCTTCACCGCGCACGCCGCGGGCACGACGACCATCACCGCAACCTCAGGTGCGGTATCCGGGACGGCTACTGTCACGGTCTCCGCTGATGAACCGGTGCTTGCGAGCATCACGGTTACGCCGACCGCGACAACCCTTGGGATTAACGAGACGGAAACATTCACAGCAACCGCCCTTGATCAGTTTGGAAAGAAGATGACCGGGGTTGAGATGATCACCTGGACAAGCAGCAACACGACCGTTGGGACCATCGGAGAGTCCAGTGGCCTCTTCACCGCTCACGTCGCGGGCACGACGACCATCACCGCAACCTCAGGTGAGGTATCCGGGACGGCTACCGTCATGGTCACCGCTGATGAACCGGTGCTTGGGAGCATCACGGTTACACCGACCACGGCCACGCTCGTAGTCAACGACACGAAGAAGTTTACGGCAACCCTCAAGGACCAGTTCGGCAGCCCCATGACCGGTGTTACGGTAACCTGGGATAGCAGCAACAAGACTGTGGGAACTATCAATGATGCCGGCCTCTTCAGCGCTTTCGCCGAAGGCACAACAACCGTCATCGCATCGGCAGGCGGCCTCTCCGCGAAAGCGGCAGTCACCGTCAAGGCTTCGGCGCCGGTTGACCCAACTGACCCGGCCGACCCGGTCCTGAAATCTATCAAGGTCACGCCGCTCCGGGCCACCCTGGAGGTCGAAGACACACAGAAGTTCATTGTGACCGGCTACGACCAGGATGGCAACGTCATGCCTGCCGGTAAGATCGTCTGGGATAGCAGCAACAAGACTGTGGGAACCATCAGCGCAGCCGGTGTCTTTACCGCTCTCGCCGAAGGCACAACGACCGTCATCGCGACGGCAGGCGACATCTCTGCGGAAGTGGTCGTCACTGTCTACGCCGTAGAGCCGGGGCTCGCAAAGATCGGGTTCTTCCCGTCTGCGGTCACCCTGAACCCCGGGGACTCCCTGAAGTTTGAGGCCGTCCCGCTCAACTGCTACGGCGACTTCGTGCCGGAGGCTGCGATCACCTGGACGAGCAGCGACCCGGCCGTCGGCACCATCGATGAGACCGGCCTCTTTGTCGCCCTCTGTGCAGGCACGACGACCCTCACCATATCGGGCGACGGCGCCACCAGAACCACGACCGTCACCGTATGCTGCGACGAGCCGGTCCTCTCCCGGATCGTCGTCACGCCTCCGGCAATCACCCTGAACACCGGAGATGCAGAGACATTCATCGCAACCGCCTTTGACCAGTACGGGTGCGAAATCACGGGCATCGAGGTCACCTGGGCCTGCAGGGAATCATGTGGCGGCACGATCGATCCCTGTAGCGGCCTCTTCACCGCCCTTGACGACGGCACGGCGACCATAACCGCATCCGCGGAAGGAGTCACCGGGACCGCGACCATAACGGTCATCGATGCGCCCTCAGGCCTGATCGACGCAGTAGCGGTCTCCCCGTCGGAGATCACCCTGGACGTTGACAACACCTGGCAGTTCACCGCGACCGCGTTTGACCTGGAGGGCAACATAACGTCCGACGCTCCGGTGATCTGGACGAGCTGCGATGAGTCTGTCGGGACCATCGACGAGACCGGCCTCTTCACTGCTGTCTGTGGAGGCACCACAACAATCACCGCGTCGGTCGACGGGATCAGCGAGACCGGAACCGCGACGGTGACGGTCCGGTCGGCATGCCCGGTCCCGTCGCGGATCGTAATCAGCCCATCCGCCTTCACCATCGCCCCCGCGAACAGCCTCCAGCTCACCGAGACCGTGTACGACCAGTACGGCTGCGTCATGCCGGACGCCGTGGTGGTCTGGGAGAGCAGCGACCCGAAAATCGGTTACATCGGCCCGTGCGGTCTCTTTGGCCCCAACGAGGCCGGTGAGGTGACCATCACCGCATCGGTGGACGAGATATCGGGCTCTGCCTGCGTGACCGTCGGCCCACCGCTCCCGTACCCGGCCCGCGTCAAGGTCGACCCCGTGACGACCGCGCTTGCGCCCGGGGAGACACAGGAGTTCATCGCCACGGTCTTTGACGATTCCGACAACGAGCTGGACTGGGTCAGGGTTGCCTGGTTATGCTCTGACCCTGAGGTCGGCACACTCGACAGAGCCGGGCTCTTTGCGGCGTTTGCAGAAGGTTCTGCAGAAGTGAAAGCCCTGGCCGGCGACGTAGAGGGAACGGCGGCGGTCACCGTCACGGCAGCGCCCGCACCGACACCAGATCCGACACTGGATCCGGGCAGCTCAGCAAACAATGACTGGGGCGACGGCGGCGGTGACACCGGACCGACCTTCTCCGCAGAGACATGCGAGAACCTGATGAGCGGCGAGACGTTCACGTTCTCAGATATCAGCGTCTCCTCGGTCAGCAGCGTTGCCATCACAGCGGCGGACACCATCCCGAGACTGATGGTGACCGTAAAAGAGGCGGCGCGCCCCACTGCAGCGAGACCTCCTGCGGACGATGTCTATGAGTACGTCGATATCAGCCTCCACTGGGCAGACCAGCGCAGGATCGGCAGCGCGGAGGTAGTCTTTACCATCTCTGCCGACTGGCTCGAAGACCACGGCATAGCCCCCGAGGATGTCAGGCTCATGCGCTACGTCGACGGTGCCTGGCAGTCCCTGGAGACCGAGGTCGTCAGTGAGGAGAACGGGTTGTATCGCTTCCGTGCAACCACCCCAGGGTTCTCAACATTCGCTATCGCTGCCGCGGCAGCGGAGAACGAGACCACAGCCGGGGAGACTAATGTCACAACCGGGGGCGAGACGAACGTCACAGCAAATGTGACAACAGTGGTGACGACGGAGGCGACCACCGTGCCGGCGACGACAACGCCCGCAACGCCGCTCGTCTACGCGCCCATCCTCGCCCCGCTGACCTTCCTCCTCTGGCAGAGGAAGAAGAACTAG
- a CDS encoding RNA recognition motif domain-containing protein yields MESSKLYVGNLTYSVNEEQLKELFAQYGTVNDVRVIERKGFGFVEMSSPEEAEKAKEALNDTVFEGRTLKIDEARPPRPRSDFRRY; encoded by the coding sequence ATGGAAAGCAGCAAGCTGTACGTCGGAAACCTCACCTACTCGGTAAATGAAGAGCAGTTGAAAGAATTATTTGCCCAGTACGGGACGGTAAACGACGTCAGAGTCATTGAACGCAAAGGGTTCGGGTTTGTTGAAATGTCCAGCCCTGAAGAGGCTGAGAAGGCAAAAGAAGCCCTGAACGATACCGTGTTCGAAGGTCGCACCTTAAAGATTGACGAGGCCCGGCCTCCGAGACCGAGAAGCGACTTCCGCCGGTATTAA
- the eif1A gene encoding translation initiation factor eIF-1A, which translates to MSNRRGPQKGGSEEIVRVRLPKRRNREIFARADLMLGANHIRVRCEDGVTRTGRIKGKIKKRLWIREGDLLIVVPWSFQDEKCDIVYRYVRAQVDWLKRRNLLNR; encoded by the coding sequence CTGAGTAATAGACGAGGACCACAAAAAGGCGGAAGCGAAGAGATAGTACGAGTACGATTACCGAAAAGACGAAACCGGGAGATATTCGCCCGGGCTGATCTGATGCTCGGGGCAAACCACATACGGGTCCGTTGTGAAGACGGTGTTACACGCACCGGGCGGATCAAGGGCAAGATCAAGAAGCGTCTCTGGATACGCGAAGGGGATCTTCTTATCGTCGTTCCCTGGAGTTTCCAGGACGAGAAGTGTGATATCGTCTACCGCTACGTCAGGGCTCAGGTAGACTGGCTCAAGAGGCGTAACCTCCTTAACCGGTAA
- a CDS encoding PQQ-dependent sugar dehydrogenase, translating into MTKITIVIASLLILALVAGAGAQVGSSNVSGTNESSNQTTGNAQNVSGNVTDLTNAGSILAAAFQDNRSRTNLTTIPSFTADIGLELVAQNFTSPMMVTSPNDGTGRLFVVDQIGVVWVVDANGTTLPEPFLDLRGNLADLSPTYDERGLLSIAFHPDYQSNGKVYAFYSAPLRSEAPEGWSCTNHISEFQVDPENPNAVNTSSEKVLMYIDKPYQNHNGGQLAFSPADGYLYISLGDGGKANDVGNGHTPSIGNAQDLTKIYGKILRIDVDSTATGGAMVQQNMTGTANVNVNRTENPPEPTWTTFAGSLYGIPTDNPFAETQPRILDTYAYKTIPPEIYACGFRNPAYMAFDSGGNNTLFIADAGQNLFEEVDIVLGGGNYGWNIREGTHCFDPNATTAPGASCNITGYQGEPLIGPIFEGGHDLGVVVVGGNVYRGTAVLGLQGRYIFGYWSDGRTVGNGTLLAATPPTGWAEGALPETAASLTPDENAMWEVQMVNITGGANETLGAFLRGFGEDTNQDLYVLTNDVGGPDNSTSTGKLWKIVAPTAVTPAPTTATPTVTGEQTGYAA; encoded by the coding sequence ATGACAAAAATTACCATTGTCATAGCATCCCTCCTGATCCTCGCACTCGTCGCAGGTGCGGGCGCACAGGTGGGATCGAGCAATGTCAGTGGCACCAACGAGAGTTCAAACCAGACGACGGGAAATGCGCAGAACGTGAGCGGCAACGTAACGGATCTCACGAACGCCGGATCCATACTTGCCGCGGCATTCCAGGACAACCGGTCCCGGACGAACCTGACGACTATTCCGAGTTTTACGGCCGATATCGGCCTTGAACTTGTCGCGCAGAACTTCACCTCCCCCATGATGGTTACATCGCCCAACGACGGGACCGGGAGACTCTTTGTCGTGGACCAGATCGGTGTGGTCTGGGTTGTCGACGCGAACGGGACCACGCTCCCCGAGCCGTTCCTGGACCTCCGGGGCAACCTCGCGGACCTCAGCCCGACCTACGACGAGCGCGGTCTGCTCTCCATCGCATTCCACCCGGATTACCAGTCCAACGGTAAGGTCTACGCGTTCTACAGCGCACCCTTAAGATCCGAGGCTCCCGAGGGATGGAGTTGCACCAACCACATCTCCGAGTTCCAGGTTGATCCTGAGAACCCGAATGCGGTGAACACGTCCTCCGAGAAGGTTCTGATGTACATCGACAAGCCCTACCAGAACCACAACGGCGGCCAGCTTGCCTTCAGCCCCGCCGATGGCTACCTCTACATCTCGCTCGGGGACGGCGGGAAGGCGAACGATGTCGGGAACGGGCATACCCCCAGTATCGGGAACGCACAGGATCTCACGAAGATCTACGGCAAGATCCTCAGGATCGACGTGGACAGCACCGCCACCGGGGGCGCGATGGTCCAGCAGAATATGACCGGAACAGCGAACGTGAACGTCAACCGGACCGAGAACCCGCCCGAGCCGACATGGACGACGTTTGCAGGCAGCCTCTACGGCATACCGACCGACAACCCGTTTGCAGAGACCCAGCCTAGGATTCTCGATACCTACGCCTACAAGACAATCCCGCCCGAGATCTATGCCTGCGGGTTCCGCAACCCGGCCTACATGGCCTTTGACTCCGGCGGCAATAACACGCTCTTCATCGCCGATGCGGGACAGAACCTCTTTGAGGAGGTGGACATCGTCTTAGGTGGCGGGAACTATGGCTGGAACATCCGCGAGGGCACCCACTGCTTCGACCCGAACGCCACCACGGCGCCCGGTGCGTCCTGCAACATCACCGGATACCAGGGAGAACCGCTGATCGGCCCCATCTTCGAAGGCGGCCATGACCTCGGCGTTGTCGTCGTCGGCGGCAACGTCTACCGCGGGACGGCCGTTCTCGGGCTCCAGGGCAGGTACATCTTCGGCTACTGGAGCGACGGCCGGACTGTGGGCAACGGCACCCTCCTCGCTGCCACGCCCCCAACAGGATGGGCCGAGGGAGCGCTGCCAGAGACTGCCGCGAGCCTGACGCCTGACGAGAATGCCATGTGGGAGGTCCAGATGGTGAACATCACCGGCGGGGCGAACGAGACCCTGGGCGCATTCCTGCGCGGGTTCGGCGAGGACACTAACCAGGACCTGTATGTGCTGACAAACGACGTGGGAGGGCCTGACAACTCCACCAGCACCGGCAAACTCTGGAAGATCGTAGCGCCCACCGCCGTCACTCCGGCCCCGACGACGGCGACGCCCACGGTCACCGGGGAGCAGACCGGGTACGCGGCGTAG
- the dnaJ gene encoding molecular chaperone DnaJ translates to MGPDSYYDTLGVSRDANDAEIKKAYRNLARKYHPDVCKEPEAEERFKNINEAYSVLSDPQKRAQYDQMGHTAYSNASKGSYAGGGGFSGGFSADFSGFGDIFDTFFGGGGRQRSGPRPGADLLMKMRVTLEEAAFGTEKEVSLDHVEPCPACDGSGSETKKFTTCPTCGGSGQMRQMSQSIFGNFVRMSTCTTCGGRGKMPESRCKACGGSGHRRARQTVKVRIPPGVDTGMRLRMEGYGDAGEYGAPSGDLYIEISVAPHKTFTRRGDDLEMTVDITPAQATLGSEVEVQTIDGRTVVLDIPPGVQYNTGLKIPGEGVRWQTKPGDMLVRVRIVVPERLTEEERELYERLLEIEGSKPSAKGAKKGKGFFQDVVDKVKESVK, encoded by the coding sequence ATGGGTCCGGACAGCTACTATGATACCCTCGGCGTCTCGCGGGACGCCAATGACGCGGAGATCAAGAAAGCATACCGGAACCTGGCACGGAAATACCACCCCGACGTCTGCAAGGAGCCGGAGGCCGAGGAGAGGTTCAAGAATATCAACGAGGCCTATAGCGTCCTCTCCGATCCCCAGAAGCGCGCCCAGTACGACCAGATGGGACATACCGCCTATAGTAACGCATCCAAAGGCTCGTACGCCGGCGGAGGAGGGTTCTCCGGCGGGTTCAGCGCCGACTTCTCAGGGTTCGGGGATATCTTCGATACCTTCTTCGGCGGCGGGGGCAGGCAGCGTTCCGGCCCGCGCCCCGGGGCCGACCTCCTAATGAAGATGCGGGTCACGCTTGAGGAGGCAGCCTTCGGGACCGAGAAGGAGGTCTCTCTCGATCATGTCGAGCCCTGCCCTGCATGCGACGGTTCAGGGAGCGAGACGAAGAAGTTCACGACCTGCCCGACCTGCGGCGGCAGCGGCCAGATGCGGCAGATGAGCCAGTCCATCTTCGGGAATTTTGTCCGGATGAGCACCTGCACCACCTGCGGCGGGCGAGGGAAGATGCCCGAGTCCCGGTGCAAGGCCTGCGGCGGCAGCGGGCACCGGCGCGCCCGGCAGACCGTGAAGGTCCGGATCCCGCCAGGGGTGGATACGGGCATGCGTCTCCGGATGGAGGGCTACGGCGACGCCGGGGAGTATGGGGCGCCGAGCGGGGACCTCTATATCGAGATCAGCGTCGCACCGCACAAGACGTTCACCCGCCGGGGGGACGACCTGGAGATGACCGTCGATATCACCCCCGCCCAGGCAACCCTGGGCTCAGAGGTCGAGGTCCAGACGATCGACGGGCGGACGGTCGTCCTCGATATCCCGCCCGGTGTGCAGTATAACACCGGGCTGAAGATACCGGGCGAGGGGGTGCGGTGGCAGACGAAACCCGGCGATATGCTGGTGCGGGTGCGCATCGTCGTGCCCGAACGCCTGACCGAAGAGGAGCGTGAACTCTATGAGCGCCTGCTCGAGATCGAGGGGAGCAAACCCTCAGCGAAGGGCGCAAAGAAGGGCAAAGGCTTCTTTCAGGACGTCGTCGACAAGGTCAAAGAGTCGGTGAAGTAG